Proteins from one Camelina sativa cultivar DH55 chromosome 8, Cs, whole genome shotgun sequence genomic window:
- the LOC104707739 gene encoding protein SYM1 isoform X2: MAALCCCPTTIIVVSGKLPSRIRIADQLPRLNPFKNQRRLIASKKRSLIVVGSIIEDREAIDVKSVNFEPEEERKEDEGDGEDRDNDRLMSRGINATIVLAAGTVAVTKLLSIDHDYWQGWTLYEILRYAPEHNWVAYEQILKTNPVLAKMAISGIVYSLGDWIAQCYEGKPLFEFDRSRVVRSGLVGFTLHGSLSHYYYQFCEALFPFQEWWVVPAKIAFDQTVWSAIWNSIYFTVLGLLRFQSPADIFSEIKTTFWPMITAGWKLWPLAHLVTYGVIPVDQRLLWVDCIELIWVTILSTYSNEKAEAPALEKTNSNSSED; encoded by the exons ATGGCAGCTCTCTGTTGTTGTCCTACCACCATCATCGTTGTCTCCGGTAAGCTTCCTTCACGGATTAGAATCGCCGATCAGTTGCCTAGACTCAACCCTTTTAAGAATCAGAGACGATTGATTGCATCAAAGAAGAGGAGTTTGATCGTTGTTGGCTCCATCATTGAAGACAGAGAAGCAATCGATGTGAAAAGTGTTAATTTCGAgccagaagaagaaagaaaagaagatgaaggagatggagaagatagAGATAACGATCGGTTGATGAGTCGAGGAATCAACGCAACCATAGTTCTCGCCGCCGGTACTGTTGCGGTTACGAAGCTTTTATCCATCGATCATGACTATTGGCAA GGTTGGACTCTCTACGAGATACTCAGGTATGCGCCTGAACACAATTGGGTTGCATAtgaacaaattctcaaaacaaaCCCGGTTTTGGCGAAAATGGCCATCAGTGGAATTGTGTATTCTCTTGGAGATTGGATTGCACAA TGCTATGAAGGAAAACCACTATTTGAGTTTGATCGATCTCGTGTAGTTAGATCAGGTCTTGTTGGATTCACTCTCCATGGTTCACTCTCTCATTATTACTACCAATTCTGTGAG gctctctttccttttcaaGAATGGTGGGTAGTCCCTGCAAAAATCGCCTTTGATCAAACCGTGTGGTCTGCAATTTGGAATAGTATATACTTTACAGTTTTAGGGCTCTTGCGTTTTCAATCTCCAGCTGACATTTTCAGCGAAATCAAGACCACATTTTGGCCAATGATCACT GCAGGCTGGAAACTCTGGCCATTGGCTCACTTGGTTACATACGGTGTAATTCCTGTAGACCAAAGGCTTCTTTGGGTGGATTGTATTGAACTCATATGGGTCACTATATTGTCGAC
- the LOC104707741 gene encoding jasmonic acid-amido synthetase JAR1 (The sequence of the model RefSeq protein was modified relative to this genomic sequence to represent the inferred CDS: added 89 bases not found in genome assembly) — protein sequence METVEAGHDDVIGWFEHVSENACKVQSETLRRILELNSGVEYLTKWLGTVDIEKMDDYTLETHFTSLVPIVSHADLDPYIQRIADGETSPLLTQEPITVLSLSSGTTEGRQKYVPFTRHSAQTTLQIFRLSAAYRSRFCPIREGGRILEFIYAGKEFMTQGGLTVGTATAHYYASEEFKTKQETTKSFTCSPQEVISGGDFGQCTYCHLLLGLHYSSQVEFVASAFSYTIVQAFSFFEDIWREICADIKEGNLNSRITLPKMRKTVLALIRPNPSLASHIEEICMELESNLGWFGLIPKLWPNAKFISSIMTGSMLPYLKKLRHYAGSLPLVSADYGSTESWIGVNVDPHLPPEDVTFAVIPTFSYFEFIPLYRRQNESDIGSDGDFVEEKPVPLSQVKLGQEYELVLTTFTGLYRYRLGDVVEVTGFHKGTPKLSFIYRRKLILTINIDKNTEKDLQRVVDKASQLLSRTTRAEVVDFTSQADVIARPGHYVIYWEIRGEAEDKALEECCREMDTAFVDYGYVVSRRMNSIGPLELRVVERGTFGKVAERCVGKCGGLNQFKTPRCTTNSVMLNILDDSTIKRFRSSAYN from the exons ATGGAAACTGTAGAAGCTGGTCATGATGATGTTATTGGTTGGTTCGAGCATGTATCGGAGAATGCCTGCAAGGTTCAAAGCGAGACTCTGCGCCGGATTCTTGAGCTCAACTCTGGAGTGGAGTATCTGACGAAATGGCTTGGAACTGTTGATATAGAAAAGATGGACGATTATACCTTGGAAACTCATTTTACTTCCTTGGTCCCTATTGTCTCACATGCTGATTTAGATCCTTATATTCAAAGAATAGCAGAtggagagacttctccattgcttACACAAGAACCCATCACTGTTTTGTCCCTCAG CTCTGGAACAACAGAAGGAAGACAAAAGTATGTTCCGTTTACTCGCCATAGCGCGCAAACTACTCTTCAGATTTTCCGATTATCAGCGGCTTACAGATCAag GTTTTGTCCAATAAGGGAAGGAGGGAGGATTCTTGAGTTCATATACGCGGGGAAGGAATTTATGACGCAAGGAGGGTTGACAGTAGGAACGGCCACAGCACATTACTACGCGAGTGAAGAGTTTAAAACTAAGCAGGAGACAACAAAGTCCTTCACTTGTAGCCCACAAGAGGTCATCTCGGGAGGTGATTTTGGGCAGTGCACGTATTGTCATCTCCTACTTGGTCTCCATTACTCCAGCCAAGTAGAGTTTGTCGCCTCTGCTTTTTCATACACCATTGTCCAAGCTTTCTCCTTTTTCGAAGACATCTGGAGAGAGATTTGTGCTGACATCAAGGAAGGCAATCTCAACTCAAGAATCACTCTGCCCAAGATGAGGAAAACTGTATTGGCTCTGATCAGACCAAACCCGTCTCTAGCTTCCCATATCGAGGAGA GGTTCCATGCTGCCGTACCTGAAAAAACTGAGGCATTACGCTGGCAGTTTGCCTCTGGTGAGCGCAGATTATGGGTCAACCGAGAGCTGGATCGGTGTGAACGTTGATCCTCATCTTCCCCCAGAAGATGTGACCTTTGCCGTGATTCCAACTTTTAGTTACTTCGAGTTTATACCACTTTACAGGCGCCAGAATGAATCAGACATAGGCAGTGACGGTGACTTTGTCGAAGAGAAACCTGTTCCACTTTCACAAGTCAAACTCGGACAGGAGTACGAACTTGTTCTTACCACCTTCACAG GTCTCTATAGGTACAGATTAGGAGACGTTGTTGAAGTAACCGGTTTTCACAAAGGCACACCGAAGCTAAGTTTCATATACAGAAGAAAACTCATCTTAACCATCAACATTGATAAGAACACAGAGAAGGATCTTCAGAGAGTGGTTGATAAGGCGTCTCAGCTTCTGAGTCGAACCACACGAGCAGAAGTTGTTGACTTTACAAGCCAGGCAGACGTTATTGCTCGTCCCGGTCACTACGTCATCTACTGGGAAATCAGAGGAGAAGCAGAAGATAAGGCTCTTGAAGAATGCTGCAGAGAGATGGATACTGCTTTTGTGGACTATGGTTACGTTGTGTCGAGGCGCATGAACTCGATCGGACCGCTCGAGCTACGAGTTGTGGAACGAGGCACGTTTGGGAAAGTGGCGGAACGGTGCGTTGGGAAATGCGGTGGCTTGAACCAGTTTAAGACTCCTAGGTGTACGACCAATTCGGTTATGCTTAACATACTTGATGATTCTACTATCAAGAGATTTCGCAGTTCGGCTTATAACTAG
- the LOC104737423 gene encoding protein STRUBBELIG-RECEPTOR FAMILY 3 isoform X1, with translation MAASKRSICCLLLPLLLTLLIWIPSISFAATNPDDVAAINGLFAALGAPVLPGWIASGGDPCGEAWQGVICNVSDIISITVNAANLQGELGDNLAKFTSIRGIDFSNNLIGGNIPTNLPVTLQHFFLSANQFTGSIPESLGTLSFLNDMSLNDNLLSGELPDVFQNLVGLINLDISSNNLSGTLPPSMENLSTLTTLRVQNNQFSGALDVLQGLPLQDLNIENNLFSGPIPDKLLSIPKFLHEGNPFNSSTVNSTTANSTTTAPALSPSLSPTKPAPTRPFSGVPPPPNERNRGKVADGPSDSEGSSSENSKGKNSSHTKKIILIAFAGVLVFIILVLAILLLLPKCARRREHANRVFKPHQVGADRGGRENALENGPPVLPPPVRSEKVQRDPFKKAGEEPKVLHDLERLRRPAPISRQESQDIDFSMLMPPPPPPPPPPPPPPLAEKVTVMPIISPERPVKKPSPKRLPLTSVKHYSIASLQQYTESFSQENLLGSGMLGSVYRARLPNGKLFAVKKLDKRASEQQQDHEFIELVNNIDRIRHANIVELVGYCAEHDQRLLVYEYCSNGTLQDGLHSDDEFKKKLSWNTRVSMALGAARALEYLHEVCEPRIIHRNFKSANVLLDDDLSVLVSDCGLAPLISSGSVSQLSGQLLAAYGYGAPEFDSGIYTWQSDVYSFGVVMLELLTGRMSYDRDRSRGEQFLVRWAIPQLHDIDALGKMVDPSLNGQYPAKSLSHFADIISRCVQSEPEFRPLMSEVVQDLLDMIRRERHGSGEPSAD, from the exons ATGGCTGCTTCTAAGAGATCTATCTGctgccttcttcttcctctgctatTGACTTTACTGATCTGGATTCCTTCCATCTCCTTTGCTGCTACTAACCCTGATGATG TTGCTGCAATTAACGGATTATTCGCTGCGCTTGGCGCACCTGTTCTTCCTGGTTGGATTGCTTCTGGTGGAGACCCTTGTGGTGAAGCTTGGCAAGGCGTTATCTGCAATGTTTCAGACATAATTAGCAT AACTGTGAATGCTGCAAATTTGCAAGGAGAGCTTGGTGACAACTTAGCTAAGTTCACTTCTATCAGGGGAAT AGATTTTAGCAACAATCTCATTGGAGGAAACATACCTACTAATTTGCCGGTTACATTGCAGCATTT TTTTCTTTCAGCTAATCAGTTCACCGGAAGCATTCCGGAATCTCTAGGAACATTGAGTTTTCTTAATGACAT GTCTTTGAACGATAACCTTCTCTCAGGAGAGCTACCGGACGTGTTTCAAAACCTTGTCGGACTGATTAATCT TGATATATCATCCAACAATCTAAGCGGCACATTGCCTCCTTCAATGGAGAATTTATCAACTCTTACAACATT ACGTGTTCAGAACAATCAGTTCTCAGGAGCTCTTGACGTTCTTCAAGGCCTTCCTCTTCAAGACtt AAACATAGAAAATAACCTCTTCTCTGGACCCATACCAGACAAATTGCTAAGCATTCCCAAGTTCCT ACATGAAGGGAACCCATTCAATTCCTCCACGGTTAATTCCACCACGGCTAATTCCACCACGACTGCACCAGCATTGTCTCCGTCTCTATCTCCAACAAAACCAGCTCCAACACGACCATTTTCTGGAGTTCCACCTCCTCCAAATGAGAGGAATAGAGGGAAAGTTGCTGATGGACCTTCTGATTCAGAAGGATCAAGCTCTGAGAATTCCAAGGGAAAGAACTCTTCACATACTAAAAAGATAATTCTTATTGCATTCGCTGGCGTCCTCGTCTTCATAATTCTGGTTTTGGCAATACTCTTACTGTTGCCAAAATGTGCAAGACGAAGAGAACATGCTAACAGAGTCTTCAAACCGCATCAAGTTGGTGCTGATAGAGGAGGCAGAGAGAATGCTCTAGAAAACGGGCCTCCGGTCCTGCCACCACCTGTTCGATCTGAAAAAG TTCAAAGGGATCCCTTCAAGAAAGCTGGAGAAGAACCAAAGGTTTTACATGACCTTGAGAGGTTGCGGAGACCTGCGCCTATATCAAGACAAGAAAGTCAAGATATTGACTTTTCAATGTTGAtgcctcctcctccgccacctcctccaccaccaccacctcctcctttGGCTGAGAAGGTCACCGTTATGCCAATTATATCACCTGAAAGACCCGTTAAGAAGCCTTCCCCTAAACGGTTACCCTTAACTTCTGTGAAGCACTACTCT ATTGCATCTCTTCAACAATACACAGAAAGCTTCTCACAGGAAAATCTCCTTGGCTCGGGCATGCTTGGGAGTGTTTACAGGGCTCGACTTCCTAATGGAAAG TTGTTTGCTGTCAAGAAGTTGGACAAGAGGGCTTCTGAACAACAACAGGATCACGAATTTATCGAACTAGTGAACAATATAGATAGGATTCGCCACGCCAATATTGTTGAACTTGTGGGTTACTGTGCTGAGCACGACCAAAGACTATTGGTCTACGAATATTGCAGTAACGGTACGTTACAAGACGGGTTGCATTCAGACGATGAGTTCAAGAAGAAACTTTCTTGGAATACCCGTGTCAGTATGGCACTTGGAGCTGCTAGGGCCCTTGA gTACTTGCATGAGGTGTGTGAACCACGTATCATACACAGAAACTTCAAGTCAGCCAATGTTCTACTAGACGATGACCTGAGTGTTCTGGTCTCAGATTGTGGTTTGGCCCCACTAATATCATCAGGCTCTGTGAGTCAG TTATCAGGACAACTGCTAGCTGCTTACGGATATGGAGCTCCAGAGTTCGACTCTGGAATCTATACATGGCAGAGTGATGTATACAGTTTTGGTGTTGTTATGTTAGAGCTCTTGACGGGTAGAATGTCCTACGATAG GGACCGAAGTAGAGGAGAGCAGTTCTTAGTGAGGTGGGCAATCCCTCAGCTTCACGATATTGATGCATTGGGCAAAATGGTTGATCCATCTCTTAATGGACAATACCCTGCAAAGTCATTGTCACACTTTGCTGATATAATTTCCCGGTGTGTTCAG TCTGAACCAGAATTCAGACCATTGATGTCTGAAGTTGTTCAAGATCTACTAGATATGATCAGAAGAGAGCGCCATGGTTCAGGCGAACCTAGTGCTGACTAG
- the LOC104737423 gene encoding protein STRUBBELIG-RECEPTOR FAMILY 3 isoform X2, with translation MAASKRSICCLLLPLLLTLLIWIPSISFAATNPDDVAAINGLFAALGAPVLPGWIASGGDPCGEAWQGVICNVSDIISITVNAANLQGELGDNLAKFTSIRGIDFSNNLIGGNIPTNLPVTLQHFFLSANQFTGSIPESLGTLSFLNDMSLNDNLLSGELPDVFQNLVGLINLDISSNNLSGTLPPSMENLSTLTTLRVQNNQFSGALDVLQGLPLQDLNIENNLFSGPIPDKLLSIPKFLHEGNPFNSSTVNSTTANSTTTAPALSPSLSPTKPAPTRPFSGVPPPPNERNRGKVADGPSDSEGSSSENSKGKNSSHTKRIILIAFAGVLVFIILVLAILLLLPKCARRREHANRVFKPHQVGADRGSRENALENGPPVLPPPVRSEKVQRDPFKKAGEEPKVLHDLERLRRPVPISRQESQDIDFSMLMPPPPPPPPPPPPPPLAEKVTVMPIISPERPVKKPSPKRLPLTSVKHYSIASLQQYTESFSQENLLGSGMLGSVYRARLPNGKLFAVKKLDKRASEQQQDHEFIELVNNIDRIRHANIVELVGYCAEHDQRLLVYEYCSNGTLQDGLHSDDEFKKKLSWNTRVSMALGAARALEYLHEVCEPRIIHRNFKSANVLLDDDLSVLVSDCGLAPLISSGSVSQLSGQLLAAYGYGAPEFDSGIYTWQSDVYSFGVVMLELLTGRMSYDRDRSRGEQFLVRWAIPQLHDIDALGKMVDPSLNGQYPAKSLSHFADIISRCVQSEPEFRPLMSEVVQDLLDMIRRERHGSGEPSAD, from the exons ATGGCTGCTTCTAAGAGATCTATCTGctgccttcttcttcctctgctatTGACTTTACTGATCTGGATTCCTTCCATCTCCTTTGCTGCTACTAACCCTGATGATG TTGCTGCAATTAACGGATTATTCGCTGCGCTTGGCGCACCTGTTCTTCCTGGTTGGATTGCTTCTGGTGGAGACCCTTGTGGTGAAGCTTGGCAAGGCGTTATCTGCAATGTTTCAGACATAATTAGCAT AACTGTGAATGCTGCAAATTTGCAAGGAGAGCTTGGTGACAACTTAGCTAAGTTCACTTCTATCAGGGGAAT AGATTTTAGCAACAATCTCATTGGAGGAAACATACCTACTAATTTGCCGGTTACATTGCAGCATTT TTTTCTTTCAGCTAATCAGTTCACCGGAAGCATTCCGGAATCTCTAGGAACATTGAGTTTTCTTAATGACAT GTCTTTGAACGATAACCTTCTCTCAGGAGAGCTACCGGACGTGTTTCAAAACCTTGTCGGACTGATTAATCT TGATATATCATCCAACAATCTAAGCGGCACATTGCCTCCTTCAATGGAGAATTTATCAACTCTTACAACATT ACGTGTTCAGAACAATCAGTTCTCAGGAGCTCTTGACGTTCTTCAAGGCCTTCCTCTTCAAGACtt AAACATAGAAAATAACCTCTTCTCTGGACCCATACCAGACAAATTGCTAAGCATTCCCAAGTTCCT ACATGAAGGGAACCCATTCAATTCCTCCACGGTTAATTCCACCACGGCTAATTCCACCACGACTGCACCAGCATTGTCTCCGTCTCTATCTCCAACAAAACCAGCTCCAACACGACCATTTTCTGGAGTTCCACCTCCTCCAAATGAGAGGAACCGAGGGAAAGTTGCTGATGGACCTTCTGATTCAGAAGGATCAAGCTCTGAGAATTCCAAGGGAAAGAACTCTTCACATACTAAAAGGATAATTCTTATTGCATTCGCTGGCGTCCTCGTCTTCATAATTCTGGTTTTGGCAATACTCTTGTTGTTGCCAAAATGTGCAAGACGAAGAGAACATGCTAACAGAGTCTTCAAACCGCATCAAGTTGGTGCTGATAGAGGAAGCAGAGAGAATGCTCTAGAAAATGGACCTCCGGTCCTGCCGCCACCTGTTCGATCTGAAAAAG TTCAAAGGGATCCCTTCAAGAAAGCTGGAGAGGAACCAAAGGTTTTACATGACCTTGAGAGGTTGCGGAGACCTGTGCCTATATCAAGACAAGAAAGTCAAGATATTGACTTTTCAATGTTGAtgcctcctcctccgccacctccaccaccaccaccacctcctcctttGGCTGAGAAGGTCACCGTTATGCCAATTATATCACCTGAAAGACCCGTTAAGAAACCTTCCCCTAAACGGTTACCCTTAACTTCTGTGAAGCACTACTCCATTGCATCTCTTCAACAATACACAGAAAGCTTCTCACAGGAAAATCTCCTTGGCTCGGGCATGCTTGGGAGTGTTTACAGGGCTCGACTTCCTAATGGAAAG TTGTTTGCTGTCAAGAAGTTGGACAAGAGGGCTTCTGAACAACAACAGGATCACGAATTTATCGAACTAGTGAACAATATAGATAGGATTCGCCACGCCAATATTGTTGAACTTGTGGGTTACTGTGCTGAGCACGACCAAAGACTATTGGTCTACGAATATTGCAGTAACGGTACGTTACAAGACGGGTTGCATTCAGACGATGAGTTCAAGAAGAAACTTTCTTGGAATACCCGTGTCAGTATGGCACTTGGAGCTGCTAGGGCCCTTGA gTACTTGCATGAGGTGTGTGAACCACGTATCATACACAGAAACTTCAAGTCAGCCAATGTTCTACTAGACGATGACCTGAGTGTTCTGGTCTCAGATTGTGGTTTGGCCCCACTAATATCATCAGGCTCTGTGAGTCAG TTATCAGGACAACTGCTAGCTGCTTACGGATATGGAGCTCCAGAGTTCGACTCTGGAATCTATACATGGCAGAGTGATGTATACAGTTTTGGTGTTGTTATGTTAGAGCTCTTGACGGGTAGAATGTCCTACGATAG GGACCGAAGTAGAGGAGAGCAGTTCTTAGTGAGGTGGGCAATCCCTCAGCTTCACGATATTGATGCATTGGGCAAAATGGTTGATCCATCTCTTAATGGACAATACCCTGCAAAGTCATTGTCACACTTTGCTGATATAATTTCCCGGTGTGTTCAG TCTGAACCAGAATTCAGACCATTGATGTCTGAAGTTGTTCAAGATCTACTAGATATGATCAGAAGAGAGCGCCATGGTTCAGGCGAACCTAGTGCTGACTAG
- the LOC104707742 gene encoding protein STRUBBELIG-RECEPTOR FAMILY 3-like produces the protein MLELLTGRMSYDRDRSRGEQFLVRWAIPQLHDIDALGKMVDPSLNGQYPAKSLSHFADIISRCVQSEPEFRPLMSEVVQDLLDMIRRERHGSGEPSAD, from the exons ATGTTAGAGCTCTTGACGGGTAGAATGTCCTACGATAG GGACCGAAGTAGAGGAGAGCAGTTCTTAGTGAGGTGGGCAATCCCTCAGCTTCACGATATTGATGCATTGGGCAAAATGGTTGATCCATCTCTTAATGGACAATACCCTGCAAAGTCATTGTCACACTTTGCTGATATAATTTCCCGGTGTGTTCAG TCTGAACCAGAATTCAGACCATTGATGTCTGAAGTTGTTCAAGATCTACTAGATATGATCAGAAGAGAGCGCCATGGTTCAGGCGAACCTAGTGCTGACTAG
- the LOC104707744 gene encoding thioredoxin H2-like: MGGFLSSVFGSGEDAGTESEPSRLIKFSSSARWQLHYNEIKESNKLLVVDFSASWCGPCRMIEPTIHAMAEKFTDVDFVKLDVDELPDVAKEFNVTAMPTFVLVKRGKEIERIIGAKKEELERKVSKLRA, encoded by the exons ATGGGAGGATTTCTATCATCTGTGTTTGGAAGTGGAGAAGATGCAGGGACTGAATCTGAGCCAAGTCGCCTCATCAAGTTTAGCTCTTCAGCTCGGTGGCAACTTCATTACAACGAGATCAAAGAATCGAACAAACTG cTGGTGGTTGATTTCTCGGCTTCGTGGTGTGGACCATGCAGAATGATTGAGCCTACGATTCATGCCATGGCTGAGAAGTTTACTGATGTTGATTTCGTCAAGTTAGACGTCGATGAACTTCCC GATGTGGCTAAAGAGTTTAATGTGACGGCAATGCCAACCTTTGTGCTGGTGAAAAGGGGTAAAGAGATTGAAAGGATCATTGGAGCCAAAAAGGAAGAACTTGAGAGGAAAGTTAGCAAACTCAGGGCATAG